One window of Gammaproteobacteria bacterium genomic DNA carries:
- a CDS encoding NADH-quinone oxidoreductase subunit A, with amino-acid sequence MLCVALSTAVVAALVASLHKPGEPSWPQRAPFLGGGAMATHAWQRYHLRYYPMTLLFIAFEMEMMFMYPWAVVYVAEGIKALGEMGMFLAILSVGILYAWREGVFRWQ; translated from the coding sequence ATGCTCTGTGTCGCCTTGTCGACGGCCGTCGTGGCCGCCCTTGTCGCTAGCCTGCATAAACCGGGCGAACCCAGCTGGCCTCAGCGCGCACCCTTCCTCGGGGGCGGCGCGATGGCCACGCATGCCTGGCAGCGCTATCACCTGCGCTACTACCCGATGACCCTGCTGTTCATCGCCTTCGAGATGGAGATGATGTTCATGTACCCCTGGGCCGTGGTCTACGTCGCCGAAGGGATCAAGGCCCTGGGCGAGATGGGCATGTTCCTCGCCATTCTGTCGGTCGGCATCCTCTATGCGTGGCGTGAAGGAGTGTTCCGGTGGCAGTAG
- a CDS encoding nuclear transport factor 2 family protein: protein MIERPFAEAFADEWIAAWNSHDLDRILSHYTPDFEFSSPLMPEVSGEPSGRLKGQDAIRALLAQAAFLKMRRTRRGAPLRDMDAFDRFGAVCEGGFRRDECHDRDVLR from the coding sequence ATGATCGAGCGCCCGTTCGCGGAAGCCTTTGCAGACGAATGGATCGCGGCTTGGAACAGCCATGACCTCGATCGCATTCTTTCGCACTACACCCCCGACTTCGAGTTTTCCTCGCCATTGATGCCCGAGGTGAGCGGTGAGCCCAGCGGCCGCTTGAAGGGTCAGGACGCGATACGGGCGCTGTTGGCGCAGGCGGCCTTTCTCAAAATGCGGCGCACACGCCGCGGGGCACCATTGCGGGATATGGATGCTTTCGATCGCTTTGGTGCGGTCTGCGAAGGAGGCTTCCGGCGCGACGAATGCCATGACCGCGACGTCCTTCGTTGA
- a CDS encoding LysE family translocator: MDMGGSWLSGLASLAFVTSITPGPNNFMLMSSGLRFGLIRSLPHLLGVAVGFAGLLITADLGLGFAVARYPAVARGLALACALYLCWLAWGLLRAPPHSATSADSSQPVPVPMRLWQAALFQWANPKAWSMAVAGAAIAAQSGLESAVRTALLVVVFVAITLPCILAWTAAGSQLRRLLQRPRAYRAFSIVMAVALVLTAVWMLQGQEPSR; this comes from the coding sequence ATGGACATGGGCGGCTCCTGGCTCTCGGGCCTTGCGTCCCTGGCGTTCGTGACCTCGATCACGCCCGGGCCCAACAACTTCATGCTGATGAGCTCCGGCCTGCGCTTCGGACTGATCCGCAGCCTGCCGCACCTGCTCGGCGTCGCGGTCGGCTTCGCCGGGCTGCTGATCACGGCCGACCTTGGGCTCGGATTCGCCGTCGCCCGTTATCCGGCGGTCGCCCGGGGTCTCGCGCTGGCCTGCGCGCTCTACTTGTGCTGGCTCGCCTGGGGCCTGCTGCGGGCGCCGCCGCACTCCGCGACCAGCGCAGACTCGTCGCAACCGGTGCCGGTGCCCATGCGCCTGTGGCAGGCCGCCTTGTTCCAATGGGCCAATCCCAAGGCCTGGTCGATGGCCGTGGCTGGCGCGGCCATCGCCGCGCAGTCCGGACTGGAAAGCGCAGTGCGGACGGCGCTGCTGGTCGTGGTCTTCGTTGCCATCACCTTGCCCTGCATTCTGGCCTGGACCGCGGCGGGTTCGCAGTTGCGGCGCCTGTTGCAGCGCCCGAGGGCCTATCGCGCATTCAGCATCGTCATGGCCGTCGCCCTGGTGTTGACGGCCGTATGGATGCTCCAAGGCCAGGAACCGAGCCGATGA
- a CDS encoding type II toxin-antitoxin system ParD family antitoxin, whose amino-acid sequence MSLGEHREVFIRNEVASGRYGSASEVVRDGLRALEEPKTKLEALRTHFAEGAFQAARGEFVGDDSLSRLISDADAAG is encoded by the coding sequence CTGAGTCTTGGAGAACACCGGGAAGTATTCATCCGCAACGAAGTCGCGAGCGGTCGCTACGGATCCGCCAGTGAGGTGGTCCGCGATGGTCTGCGTGCGCTTGAAGAGCCCAAGACCAAGCTGGAGGCGCTGCGGACCCACTTCGCCGAAGGCGCTTTCCAGGCCGCGCGCGGGGAATTCGTCGGCGACGACTCCTTGAGTCGCCTCATTTCGGATGCGGACGCGGCGGGGTGA